One Sphingopyxis macrogoltabida genomic region harbors:
- the rimM gene encoding ribosome maturation factor RimM (Essential for efficient processing of 16S rRNA), whose product MADAHRPVTLAAIAGAHGVRGEVRLKLFGEGAEALRAFSVLNAGERRLTLKSVRPANQGAVATFAEVTDRSAAEALRGTVLTVPRSALPPLGPGEYYHHDLIGLPCVSTDGNVIGHVAAVENFGAGDILEIEKPDGKRFMVPMNVQAVSAWSEDGVTVNAAFVE is encoded by the coding sequence TTGGCCGACGCCCATCGCCCCGTCACCCTTGCCGCCATCGCCGGCGCGCACGGGGTGCGGGGCGAGGTGCGTCTCAAATTGTTCGGCGAAGGCGCGGAAGCTCTCCGCGCTTTTTCCGTTTTGAATGCAGGCGAGCGTAGGCTCACGCTCAAATCGGTGCGTCCCGCCAATCAGGGCGCCGTCGCGACCTTCGCCGAAGTGACCGACCGTAGCGCCGCCGAGGCGCTGCGCGGAACCGTGCTCACCGTGCCGCGCTCGGCGTTGCCGCCGCTTGGGCCGGGCGAATATTATCACCACGACCTGATCGGCCTGCCGTGCGTGTCGACCGACGGGAACGTGATCGGCCATGTCGCCGCGGTCGAGAATTTCGGCGCCGGCGACATCCTCGAAATCGAGAAGCCCGACGGCAAGCGCTTCATGGTGCCGATGAACGTCCAGGCAGTGTCCGCGTGGAGCGAAGACGGCGTGACCGTGAACGCGGCATTCGTCGAATAG